A window from [Limnothrix rosea] IAM M-220 encodes these proteins:
- a CDS encoding pentapeptide repeat-containing protein, which yields MKKSLLLSSLIGMLAIAPVTRAENLTHLSQLLSTRRCNNCSLISTGLVNAKLGGADISGSDLRQANLSRADLSMANLSGADLTGASLAGANLAGANLEGANLDGADLRGAYLAGANFKNTSLNTYYITRAVGLMDSTTSAERLYQWGFIESESSNHRMAIAYYNQAAKFAPDNGAIYLSRAIANFKLKDYYRAQQDVNFARTLFAASGSTVGVEASDRLTEQIELALNPDTGSGNSFGNVVGTITTMLLRLFF from the coding sequence ATGAAAAAATCCCTACTTCTCTCTTCCCTAATCGGTATGTTGGCGATCGCCCCTGTGACCCGAGCGGAGAACCTAACCCATCTCAGCCAACTCCTGTCCACCAGACGGTGCAACAACTGTAGCCTTATTTCTACAGGTCTGGTCAATGCCAAATTAGGGGGCGCAGACATCAGTGGCTCAGATTTACGGCAGGCCAATCTCAGTCGTGCCGACCTCAGCATGGCAAACCTTAGCGGCGCAGATCTGACTGGAGCTTCCCTCGCTGGGGCAAATTTAGCCGGAGCAAACCTCGAAGGCGCAAATCTCGACGGCGCAGATCTACGGGGTGCTTATCTTGCTGGCGCTAACTTTAAAAATACTTCTTTAAATACCTATTACATTACCCGTGCTGTGGGTCTGATGGATTCTACGACATCCGCTGAACGCCTTTACCAATGGGGTTTTATCGAGTCAGAAAGTAGTAACCACCGCATGGCGATCGCCTACTACAATCAGGCTGCTAAATTCGCCCCCGACAATGGTGCTATTTATCTCTCACGGGCGATCGCCAACTTCAAGCTCAAAGACTATTATCGAGCACAACAAGATGTAAACTTTGCCCGTACCCTATTTGCCGCCAGTGGCTCCACCGTCGGTGTCGAGGCCAGCGATCGCCTCACCGAACAAATAGAACTCGCCCTCAACCCAGACACAGGCTCCGGTAACAGCTTTGGCAATGTCGTCGGCACCATTACAACAATGTTGCTACGACTCTTCTTCTAA
- a CDS encoding polysaccharide deacetylase family protein — protein MSWVILAFLSFGILLFIAGILWAQPRWLLRIIQSVSWGVVYFVNTNEKAIALTIDDVPDRETTPLILEVLAKHHVKATFFIIADQVKNNEDIVEAIAAAGHELGNHMMEDRPSIFLSAAEFETNLLAAQKIISKFAPVRWFRPASGWYSRQMIKTAKKQGLAIALGDVFPYDTHIRSVNFAVNHILWNVCPGSIVVLHDGGERGKRTAKIRLSGNEYAEVVKAMSLKRWFHY, from the coding sequence ATGAGTTGGGTAATACTGGCTTTTTTGAGTTTTGGGATTCTTTTATTTATTGCTGGAATTTTGTGGGCGCAGCCGCGGTGGTTATTGCGAATCATTCAGTCGGTTTCGTGGGGGGTTGTTTATTTTGTGAATACAAATGAAAAGGCGATCGCCCTGACGATTGATGATGTGCCAGACCGTGAAACCACGCCATTAATCCTTGAGGTTTTGGCAAAACATCATGTGAAAGCGACATTTTTTATCATTGCGGATCAGGTTAAAAATAATGAGGATATTGTGGAGGCGATCGCCGCTGCAGGTCATGAGCTGGGCAATCACATGATGGAGGATCGACCGAGTATTTTCCTCAGTGCAGCAGAGTTTGAAACGAATTTATTAGCAGCTCAAAAAATCATCTCGAAGTTTGCGCCTGTGCGATGGTTTCGTCCGGCATCGGGTTGGTACAGTCGCCAGATGATCAAAACGGCGAAAAAACAGGGTTTGGCGATCGCCCTTGGGGATGTGTTTCCCTATGACACGCATATTCGGTCAGTGAATTTTGCGGTAAATCACATTTTATGGAATGTTTGTCCGGGGTCAATTGTTGTCTTGCATGACGGTGGAGAGAGAGGGAAAAGAACCGCAAAAATTCGGCTCTCCGGGAATGAGTATGCTGAAGTAGTAAAAGCAATGTCGTTGAAACGATGGTTCCATTACTAA